The following is a genomic window from Clostridium sp..
TTATATTCTGATCGTCAACTTTAGGTATGACATCGGTCTGAAGTTTTATATTTACGTACTGTCCTCTAGGGTAGTTCACTTCACTTGTGTCACTATCTTTTATAAGTGTGGCATTCATGCTGTCCCTGTCATACTGCCTCTGATAGAGCAATATCTTCTGGTCCTTGGACTTGATCTGTATGTTGTTTTTTTCTATATACCCGAGCACCTGGTCAAGGTTCAACGTCTGATCTCCTATTATTGAATATTGGGAAGTGACAGAACCTGTACCTTCAGCTGCTGCGGAAATGGAAGCAGTTGAACCTGCAGCACCTGCTGTTGGAGCCGCCGCAAGACATACTGTACCTGTACTGAGTGTAACTGTCAGTGCAGTGAATATAATGAGTTTGTTTCTCATATTTGCCATCCTCCTTTTTAATTGATTTTCGATGTATCATTTCCTATATCGCAGGCCTGACCCAGCTTGAACTGTGCCATCCATATATCTCTCTGTGCAGCTTTCACTGTATTCTGGGCACTTTTCAAATCCAGCGCTGCAGTATCAAAATCTATTTTGCTGATAACCCCTACATCATATTTTACGCGCTGGGTATCATAACGGGTCTTGGAAAGGGCAAGTGCATCCTTTTTGGACTTAAGCATCCTGTTTTTAACCTGGAGGTCATTGTAAAGGCTGTTTATCTCCGGGATTATGTTCAACTTCTGAATCTCAAGGCTGTCGGAAGCATTGTCCACATTTGCCTGTGCCAGTCTGTTCGGTACGGACTGCGTATTGGGGAATACACCGCTTACCACTTTATATTCAAACTTCTGCAGATTTATATTTTCCTGGGCTACAAGTATCTCCGCCCTCTTTTCAAGTGCACCGTTCAAATATTCATCGTAGCTTCTTATATAAGGTGTTTCAGTGAACTTGTCTCTCAGTAAAGTATCATATTTTGTGTAAAGATCGGCACCCAGAATCTTGTTCATATTCATAACATCCAGGTCATACTTTCTCTGTGCTCCATCCAGTTTGGCCTTTTGCGTATTGTAATCCGCCTCCGCCTTTTTCTCATCTGAAGGAGATATCAAACCAAGGCTCAGTTTTGACTTTGCACTGCTATACTTTTCCTCTTCATTGGCCATTTTCTGATTTTCAAAATCAAGCTCATCCCTGTCATTCATGAGGGCAGTATACTGGGTATAGGCAGACAGCTTTATTTCATTTTCAGCCACGGATTTCATCTGTGTGTACTTGTACTCGGAAAACTTGTCCTCTCTGCGTGGATTGGATATTCCCTGCATAAGGGAAAGTCTTGTATATGCATCCATGTCCGGGCCACCCTGATCCAGCTGGTCAGCGTAGCTGCTAGCATTCTTTACATCCGCATCATATGAATTCTGTGCCTGTTTTATGGAAATGTCCATGCTCTTGACCTTGTAGGAACTTGATATGGCAGCATCTATGGATGCATCTATATCCAGGGTATTTCCGGCTGCAAAAGCCGGAGTACCCGAAAATACAATAGCCAGTATGCACAACAC
Proteins encoded in this region:
- a CDS encoding TolC family protein produces the protein MNKLKTAVLCILAIVFSGTPAFAAGNTLDIDASIDAAISSSYKVKSMDISIKQAQNSYDADVKNASSYADQLDQGGPDMDAYTRLSLMQGISNPRREDKFSEYKYTQMKSVAENEIKLSAYTQYTALMNDRDELDFENQKMANEEEKYSSAKSKLSLGLISPSDEKKAEADYNTQKAKLDGAQRKYDLDVMNMNKILGADLYTKYDTLLRDKFTETPYIRSYDEYLNGALEKRAEILVAQENINLQKFEYKVVSGVFPNTQSVPNRLAQANVDNASDSLEIQKLNIIPEINSLYNDLQVKNRMLKSKKDALALSKTRYDTQRVKYDVGVISKIDFDTAALDLKSAQNTVKAAQRDIWMAQFKLGQACDIGNDTSKIN